The following DNA comes from Corvus hawaiiensis isolate bCorHaw1 unplaced genomic scaffold, bCorHaw1.pri.cur scaffold_332_ctg1, whole genome shotgun sequence.
ctaaatcccccccaaatccccctaaaatgaccccatttttcccatttttcccattttttcaattttcccatttttcccattttcccaatTCTTACCTTTTctcaattttcccatttttcccctttttccccccaaaccccccagccATCTCCGCCGCCTCCTGGGCTGCTCCGGGACTCCCAAATCTCCCctaaatcccccccaaatccccctaaaaagaccccatttttcccatttttccccattttttcaattttcccatttttccccattttcccaattccttcctttttctcaattttcccattttcccccccaaaactcccaggGGTCTCAGGCTCCTCCTGGGCTGCTCCGGgactcccaaatcccccctaaatcccccccaaatccccctaaAATGACCCaaatttccccattttttcccattttccccctttttcaccccaaaactcCCAGGGGTCTCAGGCACCTCCTGGGCTGCTCCGGgactcccaaatcccccctaaatctcccccaaacccccctaaACCGACcccaatttttcccatttttccccattttttcaattttcccatttttccccattttcccaattccttcctttttctcaattttcccattttccccctttttcacCCAAAACTCCCAGCCATCTCCGCCGCCTCCGTGCCGCTCCGGgactcccaaatcccccctaaatcccccccaaatcccctaaAATGACccaaatttccccttttttccccctttttccccattttttcaattttcccattttccccctttttccccccaaaccccccagccATCTCCGCCGCCTCCTGGGCCGCCTGGATGCCGCCGGCAGTGGCCGGCCTGGCCGGCTCGTGCGTGGCCATCCCTTGCCGCTTTGGCTACCCCGAGGAGCTGCGGCCGGGCTCGGTGCAGGGGCTCTGGTACTTTGGTAGCCCCTACCCCAAGAATTACCCGCCCGTGGTCGCCCGCTCCAAAATCCGCCCAAATCcgcccaaaatccccccaaaatcccctcaaatCCCCCCGAAAtgccccaaaatcaccccaaatccccccaaatccccccgaaatgcccccaaaatccccttaaATTCCCCCGAAatgcccccaaaatcccccaaaatcccccctaatcccccccaaatccccctaaatccccccaaaaatcccctcaaaatccccccaaaatccccccaaatccccccaaaaatcccctcaAATCCCCCCGAAATCCGCCCAAAATCCCCCCTAATCCCCCCTAGTCCCCCTAAAATGACccaaattttcccatttttcccattttttcaattttcccatttttccccatttccccaatttcttactttttctcaattttcccattttccccctttttcaccccaaaactcCCAGGGGTCTCAGGCTCCTCCTGGGCTGCTCCGGgactcccaaatcccccctaaatcccccccaaatccccctaaAATGACccaaatttcccttttttccccctttttccccattttttcaattttcccattttccccctttttccccccaaaccccccagccATCTCCGCCGCCTCCTGGGCCGCCTGGATGCCGCCGGCAGTGGCCGGCCTGGCCGGCTCGTGCGTGGCCATCCCTTGCCGCTTTGGCTACCCCGAGGAGCTGCGGCCGGGCTCGGTGCAGGGGCTCTGGTACTTTGGTAGCCCCTACCCCAAGAATTACCCGCCCGTGGTCGCCCGCTCCAAAATCCGCCCAAATCcgcccaaaatccccccaaaatccccttcaAATCCCCCCGAAAtgcccccaaaatcaccccaaatccccccaaatccccccgaaatgcccccaaaatccccttaaATTCCCCCGAAatgcccccaaaatccccccaaaatcccccctaatcccccccaaaatcccccctaatcccccccaaaatcccccaaatccccccaaaaatcccctcaAATCCCCCCGAAATCCGCCCAAAATCCCCCCTAATCCCCCCTAGTCCCCCTAAAATGACCCaaatttccccattttttcccattttccccctttttcaccccaaaactcCCAGGGGTCTCAGGCcctcctgggctgctctgggactcccaaatcccccctaaatctcccccaaatccccctaaAATGACccaaattttcccatttttcccattttttcaattttcccatttttccccattttcccaattccttcctttttctcaattttcccattttccccctttttcaccccaaaactcCCAGGGGTCTCAGGCTCCTCCTGGGCTGCTCCGGGACTCCCAAATCCCCctaaatcccccccaaatccctctaaAATGACCCaaatttccccatttttttcccattttcccccctttttcaccccaaaactcCCAGGGGTCTCAGGCAcctcctgggctgctctgggactcccaaatcccccctaaatcccccccaaatccccctaaaaagaccccatttttcccatttttccccattttttcaatttcccatttttccccattttcccaatttcttactttttctcaattttcccattttcccccccaaaactcccaggGGTCTCAGGCACCTCCTGGGCTGCTCCGGgactcccaaatcccccctaaATCCCCCCCTAATCCCCCTAAAATGACCCaaatttccccattttttcccattttccccctttttcaccccaaaactcCCAGGGGTCTCAGGCACCTCCTGGGCTGCTCCGGgactcccaaatcccccctaaatcccccccaaatccccctaaaaagaccccatttttcccatttttccccattttttcaattttcccatttttccccatttccccaaTTTCTTACCTTTTctcaattttcccattttccccctttttcaccccaaaactcCCAGCCATCTCCGCCGCCTCCGTGCCGCTCCGGgactcccaaatcccccctaaatcccccccaaatccccctaaAATGACccaaatttccccttttttccccctttttccccattttttcaattttcccattttcccccttttttccccccaaaccccccagccATCTCCGCCGCCTCCTGGGCCGCCTGGATGCCGCCGGCAGTGGCCGGCCTGGCCGGCTCGTGCGTGGCCATCCCTTGCCGCTTTGGCTACCCCGAGGAGCTGCGGCCGGGCTCGGTGCAGGGGCTCTGGTACTTTGGTAGCCCCTACCCCAAGAATTACCCGCCCGTGGTCGCCCGCTCCAAAATCCGCCCAAATCcgcccaaaatcccccaaaatcccctcaaatCCCCCCGAAAtgcccccaaaatcaccccaaatccccccaaatccccccgaaatgcccccaaaatccccttaaATTCCCCCGAAatgcccccaaaatccccccaaaatcccccctaatcccccccaaaatcccccctaaatccccccaaaaatcccctcaaaatcccccaaaatccccccaaatccccccaaaaatcccctcaAATCCCCCCGAAATCCGCCCAAAATCCCCCCTAATCCCCCCTAGTCCCCCTAAAATGACccaaattttcccatttttcccatttttcaattttcccattttccccatttccccaatttcttactttttctcaattttcccattttccccctttttcaccccaaaactcCCAGGGGTCTCAGGCTCCTCCTGGGCTGCTCCGGgactcccaaatcccccctaaatcccccccaaatccccctaaAATGACccaaatttccccttttttccccctttttccccattttttcaattttcccattttccccctttttccccccaaaccccccagccATCTCCGCCGCCTCCTGGGCCGCCTGGATGCCGCCGGCAGTGGCCGGCCTGGCCGGCTCGTGCGTGGCCATCCCTTGCCGCTTTGGCTACCCCGAGGAGCTGCGGCGGGCTCGGTGCAGGGGCTCTGGTACTTTGGTAGCCCCTACCCCAAGAATTACCCGCCCGTGGTCGCCCGCTCGCGCCCGGGCGCGGTCCACGAGAGCTTCGCTGGCCGCGCGCGGCTCGTGGGCGACCCGGGGCTCCGGGACTGCTCGCTGGAGCTGGGGCCACCGCTGAGCGCCGAGCTGGCCGGCCGCTACTACTTCAGGGGCGACCTGGGTGGCTACAACCAGTACAGCTTCTCGGAGCACACCAcgctggaggtgctgggtgaGCGcgggtttttggggggaatttggggggttttgggaaattttggggtgtttcggggaggtttggggtcataggagggggtttgggggtcgtTGTTGCCCCAGTGGCCACCTGGGTGGCTACAAGCAGTGCAGCTTCTCGGGAGCACACCAcgctggaggtgctgggtgaGCGcgggtttttggggggaatttggggggttttgggaaattttggggtgtttcggggaggtttggggtcataggaagggggtttgggggtcgtTGTTGCCCCAGTGGCCACCGGGGTGGCTACAAGCAGTGCAGCTTCTCGGAGCACACCAcgctggaggtgctgggtgaGCGCgggtttttggggattttgggaaattTTAGGAGGTTTTTCGGAaattttgggggtgttttggggctgtttgagggggatttggggtcgtTGTTGCCTCAGTGGCCACCTGGGTGGCTACAAGCAGTGCAGCTCCTCGGAGCACACCAcgctggaggtgctgggtgaGCGcgggtttttggggggaatttggggggttttgggaattttggggggttttggggtgttttgagGTGTCaggagggggatttgggggtcgtTGTTGCCTCAGTGGCCACCTGGGTGGCTACAAGCAGTGCAGCTCCTCGGAGCACACCAcgctggaggtgctgggtgaGCGcgggttttttggggattttgggaaattttgggaggttttgggaaattttggggtgttttgggaaATTTTAGGAGGTTTTTCGGaaattttggggtgttttggggctgtttgagggggatttgggggtcgtTGTTGCCTCAGTGGCCACCGGGGTGGCTACAAGCAGTGCAGCTTCTCGGAGCACACCAcgctggaggtgctgggtgaGCGcgggtttttggggggaatttgggggttttgggaaattttggggtgtttcggggaggtttggggtcataggaagggggtttgggggtcgtTGTTGCCCCAGTGGCCACCTGGGTGGCTACAAGCAGTGCAGCTTCTCGGAGCACACCAcgctggaggtgctggggtgAGCGCgggtttttggggattttgggaaattttgggaggttttgggaaattttggggtgttttgg
Coding sequences within:
- the LOC125321063 gene encoding Schwann cell myelin protein-like, whose translation is MTQISPFFPLFPHFFNFPIFPLFPPKPPSHLRRLLGRLDAAGSGRPGRLVRGHPLPLWLPRGAAAGSVQGLWYFGSPYPKNYPPVVARSRPGAVHESFAGRARLVGDPGLRDCSLELGPPLSAELAGRYYFRGDLGGYNQYSFSEHTTLEVLEEPLLEVPPELVAGAVAELRCRVPDSFWGQKRGFRDPGPHFGDKEGDLGIQDPILGIKKGI